The following proteins are encoded in a genomic region of Protaetiibacter sp. SSC-01:
- a CDS encoding ADP/ATP-dependent (S)-NAD(P)H-hydrate dehydratase, translating into MGADFTPERARDWIAVPGPDDDKYSRGVVGFATGSARYPGAAVLGVEAALHTGVGMVRYLGAGRPTRLVLQRRPEAVTSVGRVQAWVVGSGQDPDALDEYSASVRDRALADAVPTVIDAGALGLVDRAEGTRVLVPHAGELARMLGRDRDEVLADAPGAALEAASRWQAVVLLKGHTSYVADPDGGLLDVNCAPPWTATAGAGDALAGVLGALLATHHLELDADPGAAAPVAATAAVLHGLAAERASRGGPFTVLQLCAELPGVIRDLLRG; encoded by the coding sequence ATGGGTGCTGATTTCACGCCGGAGCGGGCACGCGACTGGATCGCGGTCCCGGGTCCGGATGACGACAAGTACTCGCGCGGGGTCGTCGGCTTCGCGACGGGCTCGGCACGCTATCCGGGCGCCGCGGTGCTCGGCGTCGAGGCCGCGCTGCACACCGGCGTCGGGATGGTGCGCTACCTCGGAGCGGGGCGTCCGACGCGGCTCGTGCTGCAGCGCCGCCCGGAGGCTGTCACAAGCGTCGGCCGCGTGCAGGCGTGGGTCGTCGGCTCGGGGCAGGACCCGGATGCGCTCGACGAGTACTCGGCGTCGGTGCGCGACCGCGCGCTCGCCGACGCCGTGCCGACCGTCATCGACGCCGGCGCGCTCGGGCTCGTCGACCGTGCCGAGGGCACGCGCGTGCTCGTGCCGCACGCGGGGGAGCTCGCCCGGATGCTCGGTCGCGACCGCGACGAGGTGCTCGCGGATGCGCCGGGCGCGGCCCTCGAGGCGGCGTCGCGCTGGCAGGCGGTCGTGCTGCTCAAGGGCCACACGAGCTACGTCGCCGACCCCGACGGCGGCCTGCTCGACGTGAACTGCGCGCCGCCGTGGACCGCGACGGCGGGCGCGGGCGACGCGCTGGCGGGCGTGCTCGGAGCGCTCCTCGCGACCCACCATCTCGAGCTCGACGCCGACCCCGGCGCGGCCGCTCCCGTCGCGGCGACCGCCGCCGTGCTCCACGGCCTCGCGGCGGAGCGTGCGAGCCGGGGCGGACCCTTCACGGTGCTGCAGCTGTGCGCGGAGCTGCCCGGCGTCATCCGGGACCTGCTGCGCGGCTGA
- a CDS encoding hemolysin family protein, producing the protein MSANDWWGIAWLFILLAANAFFVGAEFAVISARRSQIEPRAEAGSRAAKTALWAMEHATLMLATSQLGITVCSLLILNVSEPAIHHLLEVPFGLTGWPEEAIATVSFIVTLVLVSFLHVVFGEMVPKNISFSVPDRSVLLLATPLVAIATVFRPIIRALNATANGVLRLFRVEPKNEATSAFTVDEVELIVRTSTREGVLTDTTGTLSNAFEFTTKKVADVAVGMDALVTLPEDATPSDVEHAVAQHGYSRYVLVDDDGLPSGYVHLKDVIDLRDDEYDDPVPPKRIRQLISLYRGMELEDALAMLRRAGSHVARVFDESGATRGVLFLEDIIEELVGEVQDATDRRSR; encoded by the coding sequence ATGAGCGCCAACGACTGGTGGGGCATCGCGTGGCTCTTCATCCTGCTCGCCGCCAACGCCTTCTTCGTCGGCGCCGAGTTCGCCGTCATCTCCGCGCGCCGCTCCCAGATCGAGCCGCGTGCCGAGGCCGGATCGCGCGCCGCGAAGACGGCGCTGTGGGCCATGGAGCACGCGACCCTCATGCTCGCGACGAGCCAGCTCGGCATCACCGTGTGCTCGCTGCTCATCCTCAACGTGTCCGAGCCCGCCATCCACCACCTCCTCGAGGTGCCCTTCGGGCTCACCGGATGGCCCGAGGAGGCCATCGCGACCGTCTCGTTCATCGTCACGCTCGTGCTCGTCTCGTTCCTGCACGTCGTGTTCGGCGAGATGGTGCCGAAGAACATCTCGTTCTCCGTGCCCGACCGCTCCGTGCTCCTGCTCGCCACGCCGCTCGTCGCCATCGCGACGGTGTTCCGCCCGATCATCCGGGCCCTCAACGCGACCGCCAACGGCGTGCTGCGGCTCTTCCGCGTCGAGCCGAAGAACGAGGCCACGAGCGCCTTCACCGTCGACGAGGTCGAGCTCATCGTGCGCACCTCCACGCGCGAAGGCGTGCTCACCGACACCACCGGCACCCTCAGCAACGCCTTCGAGTTCACCACCAAGAAGGTCGCGGATGTCGCGGTCGGCATGGACGCGCTCGTCACCCTCCCCGAGGACGCCACCCCGTCCGACGTCGAGCACGCCGTCGCCCAGCACGGCTACAGCCGCTACGTGCTCGTCGACGACGACGGCCTCCCCAGCGGCTACGTGCACCTCAAAGACGTCATCGACCTGCGCGACGACGAATACGACGACCCCGTGCCGCCCAAGCGCATCCGCCAGCTCATCTCGCTCTACCGCGGGATGGAGCTCGAAGACGCGCTCGCCATGCTCCGCCGCGCCGGCAGCCACGTCGCGCGCGTCTTCGACGAGAGCGGGGCGACGCGGGGGGTGCTGTTCCTCGAGGACATCATCGAGGAGCTCGTCGGCGAGGTGCAGGACGCGACGGATCGTCGGTCCCGGTAG
- a CDS encoding GuaB1 family IMP dehydrogenase-related protein, protein MRFTGQVPAHDLTYSDVFLVPSRSAVTSRLSVDLATTDGTGAQLPIVSANMNSVTGPRLAATLARRGGLGVLPQDLPLQELDAAIRSVKAQPVGWDAPIELSADATVADALRIVPAIAAGVVVLRDAAGEEAGCVPAARLATALPDARLGDLVHGGVTSLDADDLEGPRAAFDLLVDADVEVALVRHHGHIVGSVTRRSALRSTIYQPAVDASGRLRVAAAVGINGDVAAKARALADAGVDVLVVDTAHGHQEGMLAALRTISGLGLDVPIVAGNVVTADGVRDLVDAGASIIKVGVGPGAMCTTRMMTAVGRPQFSAVLETAQAARELGAHVWADGGVRYPRDVALALAAGAASVMIGSWFAGTIEAPGRLESDASGRLYKESWGMASTKAVQERFGRLEPYELARKELFAEGISSSKIYLDPNRPSLEDLLDMITSGVRSSFTYAGAANLAEFHDRAVVGFQSAAGYEEGKALPVSW, encoded by the coding sequence ATGCGCTTCACGGGACAGGTTCCGGCACACGACCTCACCTACTCCGACGTCTTCCTCGTCCCGAGCCGCTCCGCGGTCACGAGCAGGCTCTCCGTCGACCTCGCGACGACCGACGGCACGGGGGCGCAGCTCCCCATCGTGTCGGCCAACATGAACTCCGTCACGGGCCCGCGCCTCGCCGCGACGCTCGCTCGCCGCGGCGGCCTCGGCGTGCTGCCGCAGGACCTCCCGCTGCAAGAGCTCGACGCCGCCATCCGCTCCGTCAAGGCGCAGCCCGTCGGCTGGGACGCGCCCATCGAGCTCTCCGCGGATGCGACGGTCGCCGACGCGCTCCGCATCGTGCCCGCGATCGCCGCGGGTGTCGTGGTGCTGCGCGACGCCGCGGGGGAGGAGGCCGGATGCGTCCCCGCCGCACGCCTCGCGACCGCGCTCCCCGACGCGCGCCTCGGCGACCTCGTGCACGGAGGCGTCACGTCGCTCGACGCCGACGACCTCGAGGGGCCGCGGGCCGCGTTCGACCTCCTCGTCGACGCGGACGTCGAGGTCGCTCTCGTGCGCCACCACGGCCACATCGTCGGTTCGGTCACGCGGCGCAGCGCCCTGCGCTCCACGATCTACCAGCCCGCGGTCGACGCCTCCGGGCGCCTGCGTGTCGCCGCGGCCGTCGGCATCAACGGCGACGTCGCCGCGAAGGCGCGTGCGCTCGCCGACGCGGGGGTCGACGTGCTCGTCGTCGACACCGCCCACGGCCACCAGGAGGGCATGCTCGCCGCCCTCCGCACGATCTCCGGGCTCGGCCTCGACGTCCCCATCGTCGCGGGCAACGTCGTGACGGCCGACGGCGTGCGCGACCTCGTCGACGCGGGCGCCTCCATCATCAAGGTCGGCGTCGGCCCCGGCGCGATGTGCACGACGCGCATGATGACCGCCGTCGGCCGCCCGCAGTTCTCGGCGGTGCTCGAGACGGCGCAGGCCGCACGCGAGCTCGGCGCGCACGTGTGGGCGGATGGCGGAGTGCGCTACCCGCGCGACGTCGCCCTCGCGCTCGCGGCGGGCGCTGCATCCGTCATGATCGGCTCCTGGTTCGCGGGCACGATCGAGGCGCCCGGCCGGCTCGAGTCGGACGCGAGCGGCCGCCTCTACAAGGAGAGCTGGGGCATGGCCTCGACGAAGGCCGTGCAGGAGCGCTTCGGCCGCCTCGAGCCCTACGAGCTCGCTCGCAAGGAGCTCTTCGCCGAGGGCATCTCGAGTTCCAAGATCTACCTCGACCCGAACCGCCCCTCGCTCGAGGACCTGCTCGACATGATCACCTCGGGCGTGCGCAGCTCGTTCACGTACGCGGGCGCCGCGAACCTCGCCGAGTTCCACGACCGCGCCGTCGTGGGCTTCCAGTCGGCCGCGGGCTACGAGGAGGGCAAGGCGCTCCCCGTCAGCTGGTGA
- a CDS encoding HAD family phosphatase — MSISIPGRVVVFDYGEVISMSPSEHDTLALLGAAEQEAGRFWPVYWHHRDALDSGSIRVVEYWQRVAADLGASWDLPTIQRLWAIDFRGWITVEPGTVQLIDELRQGGTRLALLSNAGFDFGDAFRNAPFSYGFEKVFVSAEMGLLKPDPEIYRRAAEGLGIELAEMVFVDNKVANVESATALGVTGHVFTSVKGLRTFLESLAQES, encoded by the coding sequence GTGAGCATCAGCATCCCCGGTCGTGTCGTCGTCTTCGACTACGGGGAGGTCATCTCGATGTCTCCGAGCGAGCACGACACGCTCGCGCTGCTCGGTGCCGCCGAGCAGGAGGCCGGTCGTTTCTGGCCCGTCTACTGGCACCACCGCGACGCGCTCGACTCGGGCAGCATCCGCGTCGTCGAGTACTGGCAGCGCGTCGCGGCCGATCTCGGGGCCTCGTGGGATCTCCCGACGATCCAGCGCCTGTGGGCGATCGACTTCCGCGGTTGGATCACGGTCGAACCGGGCACCGTGCAGCTCATCGACGAGCTGCGTCAGGGCGGCACACGCCTCGCGCTGCTGTCGAACGCGGGCTTCGACTTCGGCGACGCATTCCGCAACGCGCCGTTCTCGTACGGCTTCGAGAAGGTCTTCGTGAGCGCCGAGATGGGGCTGCTCAAGCCCGACCCGGAGATCTACCGCCGCGCCGCCGAGGGCCTCGGCATCGAGCTCGCCGAGATGGTGTTCGTCGACAACAAGGTCGCCAACGTGGAGAGCGCGACGGCCCTCGGGGTCACGGGCCACGTCTTCACGAGCGTGAAGGGCCTCCGCACCTTCCTCGAGTCGCTCGCGCAGGAGTCCTGA
- a CDS encoding multifunctional oxoglutarate decarboxylase/oxoglutarate dehydrogenase thiamine pyrophosphate-binding subunit/dihydrolipoyllysine-residue succinyltransferase subunit has protein sequence MSNPVTGVTPEENASGEFGANEWLVDEMYERYLVDKESVDKSWWPILESYRPVDDPTPTSAIPVVASPEAQQPEAPAQPEAPAQPETAPAAPDAAPADAEAPKSQVGGESQVPEAVTEPAAAVAPASAPSEAAPPTTPIARTTSAPAKPQPIPAQAPTTASNPVVAESAEPEETVTVLKGMAKTLSTNMDQSLTVPTATSVRTVPAKLMIDNRIVINNHLRRARGGKVSFTHLIAWAMVQTLKEFPSQNVFYRETEDGKPSVVAPAHVTLGIAIDLPKPDGTRSLLVPGIKRADTMNFAEFLAAYEDVVARARANKLTAADFQGVTISLTNPGGIGTEHSVPRLMKGQGCIIGAGALEYPAAFQGSSPKTLVEMGIGKTITLTSTYDHRVIQGAGSGEFLKKVHELLIGQRDFYEGIFAALRIPYDPIHWAEDINVDLSERISKTSRVQELINSYRVRGHLMADIDPLEYRQRSHPDLDIASHGLTFWDLDREFVTGGFGGKRTMLLRDILGVLRDSYCRTVGVEYMHIQDPEQRAWFQERLEQPYVKPTHDEQLRVLAKLNEAEAFETFLQTKYVGQKRFSLEGGESTIALLDEILQGAAEDGLDEVAIGMAHRGRLNVLTNIAGKTYGQVFREFEGTQDPKSVQGSGDVKYHLGTEGTFTAMSGKEVPVYLAANPSHLEAVNGVLEGIVRAKQDRKGDGQFGTLPILVHGDASMAGQGVVVETLQMSQLRAYKTGGTIHVVINNQVGFTTTPQDARSSVYSTDVAKTIQAPIFHVNGDDPEAVVRVAEHAFAYRQKFKRDVVIDLVCYRRRGHNEGDDPSMTQPLMYNLIEAKRSVRTLYTEALVGRGDITQEEFEQAQADFQERLERAFAETHAAQTGSIPVVAKDQSPVADLERPVSQQDDASGEPASTAVDQGVVELIGDAHANPPANFTVHAKLQQLIKKRFDMSRNGSIDWGFGELLALGSLLLEGTPVRLVGQDARRGTFVSRHAVFHDRENGQEWLPLGNLSDTQARLAIYDSLLSEYAALAFEYGYSVERPDALVLWEAQFGDFANGAQTVIDEFISSAEQKWGQRSGVVMLLPHGYEGQGPDHSSARIERYLQLAAENNMTIARPSTPASYFHLLRRQAYARPRRPLVVFTPKSMLRLRGATSEVADFTQGRFEPVIDDARIQDPSTVKRVLLHSGKIHYDLLNEVSKRADAGAFALVRLEQYYPLPTAQLMPILQRYADAEIMWVQEEPENQGAWPFLAVELAPQLGDRKLLVSSRAASASPATGSSKRSAGEQTALIAKALEV, from the coding sequence GTGTCCAACCCCGTCACCGGAGTGACGCCCGAGGAGAACGCCTCGGGAGAGTTCGGAGCCAATGAGTGGCTCGTCGACGAGATGTACGAGCGATACCTCGTCGACAAGGAATCTGTCGATAAGAGCTGGTGGCCCATCCTGGAGTCCTACCGGCCCGTCGACGACCCCACGCCCACCTCGGCGATCCCGGTCGTGGCGTCCCCCGAGGCGCAGCAGCCCGAGGCGCCCGCCCAGCCCGAGGCGCCCGCCCAGCCCGAGACCGCTCCCGCGGCACCGGATGCGGCTCCCGCCGACGCGGAGGCCCCCAAGAGCCAGGTGGGCGGCGAGTCGCAGGTGCCCGAGGCGGTGACCGAGCCCGCGGCGGCTGTCGCGCCCGCATCCGCGCCGTCCGAGGCGGCCCCGCCGACGACGCCCATCGCGCGCACCACCTCCGCGCCCGCCAAGCCGCAGCCGATCCCGGCCCAGGCGCCCACGACGGCCTCGAACCCGGTCGTCGCGGAGTCGGCGGAGCCCGAGGAGACCGTCACCGTGCTCAAGGGCATGGCGAAGACGCTCTCGACCAACATGGACCAGAGCCTCACGGTTCCGACCGCGACGAGCGTGCGCACGGTGCCGGCGAAGCTCATGATCGACAACCGCATCGTCATCAACAACCACCTGCGTCGCGCCCGCGGCGGCAAGGTGTCGTTCACGCACCTCATCGCGTGGGCGATGGTGCAGACGCTCAAGGAGTTCCCGAGCCAGAACGTGTTCTACCGCGAGACGGAAGACGGCAAGCCGTCGGTCGTCGCGCCCGCCCACGTGACGCTCGGCATCGCGATCGACCTCCCGAAGCCCGACGGCACGCGATCGCTGCTCGTGCCGGGCATCAAGCGCGCCGACACGATGAACTTCGCCGAGTTCCTCGCCGCCTACGAGGATGTCGTGGCCCGCGCCCGCGCCAACAAGCTCACGGCCGCCGACTTCCAGGGCGTCACGATCTCGCTCACGAACCCCGGCGGCATCGGCACCGAGCACTCGGTGCCGCGTCTCATGAAGGGCCAGGGCTGCATCATCGGCGCCGGCGCCCTCGAGTATCCGGCCGCGTTCCAGGGCTCCTCGCCGAAGACGCTCGTCGAGATGGGCATCGGCAAGACGATCACCCTCACGAGCACCTACGACCACCGCGTCATCCAGGGCGCCGGCTCGGGCGAGTTCCTCAAGAAGGTGCACGAGCTGCTCATCGGGCAGCGCGACTTCTACGAGGGCATCTTCGCGGCCCTCCGCATCCCCTACGACCCGATCCACTGGGCCGAGGACATCAACGTCGACCTCTCGGAGCGCATCTCCAAGACGAGCCGCGTGCAGGAGCTCATCAACTCCTACCGCGTGCGCGGCCACCTCATGGCCGACATCGACCCGCTCGAGTACCGCCAGCGCTCGCACCCCGACCTCGACATCGCGAGCCACGGTCTCACCTTCTGGGACCTCGACCGCGAGTTCGTGACGGGCGGCTTCGGCGGCAAGCGCACTATGCTGCTGCGCGACATCCTCGGGGTGCTGCGCGACTCGTACTGCCGCACCGTCGGCGTCGAGTACATGCACATCCAGGACCCGGAGCAGCGGGCCTGGTTCCAGGAGCGCCTCGAGCAGCCCTACGTCAAGCCCACGCACGACGAGCAGCTGCGCGTGCTCGCGAAGCTCAACGAGGCGGAGGCCTTCGAGACCTTCCTGCAGACGAAGTACGTCGGCCAGAAGCGCTTCAGCCTCGAGGGCGGCGAGTCGACCATCGCGCTGCTCGACGAGATCCTGCAGGGTGCCGCCGAGGACGGCCTCGACGAGGTCGCCATCGGCATGGCGCACCGCGGTCGCCTCAACGTGCTCACCAACATCGCGGGCAAGACGTACGGTCAGGTGTTCCGCGAGTTCGAGGGCACCCAGGACCCGAAGTCCGTGCAGGGCTCCGGTGACGTCAAGTACCACCTCGGCACCGAGGGCACCTTCACCGCGATGAGCGGCAAGGAGGTGCCGGTGTACCTCGCCGCGAACCCCTCGCACCTCGAGGCGGTCAACGGCGTGCTCGAGGGCATCGTCCGCGCCAAGCAGGACCGCAAGGGCGACGGCCAGTTCGGCACCCTCCCGATCCTCGTGCACGGGGACGCCTCGATGGCGGGCCAGGGCGTCGTCGTCGAGACGCTGCAGATGTCGCAGCTGCGCGCCTACAAGACGGGCGGCACGATCCACGTCGTCATCAACAACCAGGTGGGCTTCACGACGACCCCGCAGGACGCGCGCAGCTCGGTCTACTCGACGGATGTCGCCAAGACCATCCAGGCGCCGATCTTCCACGTGAACGGCGACGACCCCGAGGCCGTCGTGCGCGTCGCGGAGCACGCCTTCGCGTACCGCCAGAAGTTCAAGCGCGACGTCGTCATCGACCTCGTCTGCTACCGCCGCCGCGGTCACAACGAGGGCGACGACCCGTCGATGACGCAGCCGCTCATGTACAACCTCATCGAGGCGAAGCGCAGCGTCCGCACCCTCTACACGGAGGCGCTCGTCGGTCGCGGCGACATCACCCAGGAGGAGTTCGAGCAGGCGCAGGCCGACTTCCAGGAGCGCCTCGAGCGCGCCTTCGCGGAGACGCACGCCGCCCAGACCGGCTCGATCCCGGTCGTCGCGAAGGACCAGAGCCCCGTCGCCGACCTCGAGCGTCCCGTGTCGCAGCAGGACGACGCATCCGGCGAGCCCGCGTCGACGGCCGTCGACCAGGGCGTCGTCGAGCTCATCGGCGACGCGCACGCGAACCCGCCGGCGAACTTCACGGTGCACGCGAAGCTGCAGCAGCTCATCAAGAAGCGCTTCGACATGAGCCGCAACGGCTCGATCGACTGGGGCTTCGGCGAGCTGCTCGCCCTCGGCTCGCTCCTGCTCGAGGGCACCCCCGTGCGCCTCGTCGGCCAGGATGCGCGCCGCGGCACCTTCGTTTCGCGCCACGCCGTGTTCCACGACCGTGAGAACGGCCAGGAGTGGCTGCCGCTCGGCAACCTCTCCGACACGCAGGCGCGACTCGCGATCTACGACTCGCTCCTGTCGGAGTACGCGGCCCTCGCGTTCGAGTACGGCTACTCGGTCGAGCGCCCGGATGCCCTCGTGCTGTGGGAGGCGCAGTTCGGCGACTTCGCGAACGGCGCCCAGACGGTCATCGACGAGTTCATCTCGAGCGCCGAGCAGAAGTGGGGCCAGCGCTCCGGTGTGGTCATGCTCCTCCCCCACGGCTACGAGGGCCAGGGGCCGGACCACTCCTCGGCGCGCATCGAGCGCTACCTGCAGCTCGCGGCGGAGAACAATATGACGATCGCGCGTCCGTCGACGCCCGCGTCGTACTTCCACCTCCTGCGTCGCCAGGCCTACGCGCGTCCGCGCCGCCCGCTCGTCGTCTTCACGCCGAAGTCGATGCTGCGTCTGCGCGGTGCCACGAGCGAGGTCGCCGACTTCACGCAGGGCCGCTTCGAGCCGGTCATCGACGACGCCCGCATCCAGGACCCGTCGACGGTCAAGCGCGTGCTGCTGCACTCGGGCAAGATCCACTACGACCTGCTGAACGAGGTCTCCAAGCGCGCGGATGCCGGAGCCTTCGCGCTCGTGCGGCTCGAGCAGTACTACCCGCTGCCGACGGCCCAGCTCATGCCGATCCTCCAGCGCTACGCGGATGCCGAGATCATGTGGGTTCAGGAGGAGCCGGAGAACCAGGGCGCCTGGCCGTTCCTCGCGGTCGAGCTCGCGCCGCAGCTCGGCGACCGCAAGCTGCTGGTCTCGTCGCGCGCCGCATCCGCGTCGCCCGCGACGGGCTCCTCGAAGCGGAGTGCCGGCGAGCAGACCGCGCTCATCGCGAAGGCTCTCGAGGTCTAA
- a CDS encoding NADH:flavin oxidoreductase/NADH oxidase, with protein sequence MPGLFDPISVRSTDIRNRLWVAPMCQYSVPERDGVPTDWHLVHLGALARGGAGLVIAEATAISPDARITPQDTGLWNDEQEAAWARIAAFVRSQGAVPGIQLAHAGRKASTFAPWGFDQHGTVPPDDGGWQTVAPSAVAFDGYAVPRALDVDELPAIVRGFADAARRAVRAGFGVVELHAAHGYLLHQFLSPLSNLRDDAYGGSLENRARLLLEAVRGMREAVGDDVPLLVRFSATDWAEGGWDAEQTATVAAWAREAGADLFDVSSGGLVAHQSIPLSPGYQVPLAERVSEEDVEVSAVGLITDPAHADDIIRSGRADAVMMGRELLRDPHFPLRAAAALGVDLPYWPPQYLRAKPRP encoded by the coding sequence ATGCCGGGGCTCTTCGACCCGATCAGCGTCCGCTCGACCGACATCCGCAACCGGCTGTGGGTCGCGCCCATGTGCCAGTACTCGGTGCCGGAGCGCGACGGCGTGCCGACGGACTGGCACCTCGTGCACCTCGGCGCGCTCGCTCGCGGCGGCGCGGGTCTCGTGATCGCGGAGGCGACGGCGATCTCGCCCGACGCCCGCATCACGCCGCAGGACACCGGGCTCTGGAACGATGAGCAGGAGGCCGCCTGGGCGCGTATCGCCGCGTTCGTGCGGTCGCAGGGCGCCGTGCCCGGCATCCAGCTCGCGCACGCCGGCCGGAAGGCGTCGACGTTCGCCCCGTGGGGTTTCGACCAGCACGGCACCGTGCCGCCCGACGACGGCGGCTGGCAGACGGTCGCGCCCTCGGCCGTCGCGTTCGACGGCTACGCCGTGCCGCGCGCCCTCGACGTCGACGAGCTGCCCGCGATCGTGCGGGGCTTCGCGGATGCGGCGCGTCGCGCCGTGCGCGCGGGCTTCGGCGTCGTGGAGCTGCACGCGGCGCACGGCTACCTCCTGCACCAGTTCCTGTCGCCGCTGTCGAACCTGCGCGACGATGCGTACGGCGGCTCGCTCGAGAACCGGGCGCGGCTGCTGCTGGAGGCTGTGCGGGGGATGCGCGAGGCGGTCGGCGACGACGTGCCCCTGCTCGTGCGCTTCTCCGCCACCGACTGGGCGGAGGGCGGCTGGGATGCCGAGCAGACCGCGACGGTCGCGGCGTGGGCGCGGGAGGCAGGCGCCGACCTGTTCGACGTGTCGAGCGGCGGCCTCGTGGCGCACCAGAGCATCCCGCTCTCCCCCGGCTACCAGGTGCCGCTCGCGGAGCGTGTCTCCGAGGAGGATGTCGAGGTCTCGGCGGTCGGTCTCATCACCGATCCCGCCCACGCCGACGACATCATCCGCTCGGGCCGTGCGGACGCCGTCATGATGGGCCGTGAGCTCCTGCGCGACCCGCACTTCCCCCTGCGCGCCGCCGCGGCCCTCGGCGTCGACCTCCCCTACTGGCCCCCGCAGTACCTCCGAGCCAAGCCCCGCCCCTAG
- a CDS encoding hemolysin family protein, whose amino-acid sequence MSPEWWMFIAGMLLTVGTGLFVASEFALVNLDRHDLENRQSKGETMLGPTIRALKVTSTHLSAAQLGITLTTLLAGFTLEPAFSAWLQPLFDAWGLGAASSRVVASVVAVAVATLLSMIIGELVPKNFALALPRQTAKLVIPFQIVFTTVFKPFVALLNGTANAVLRAVGIEPKEELSSARTADELKSLVRRSASEGSLDRDTATLLARTLAFSEHTAADVMTPRPRLAAARRTDTAETVIELARRTGYSRFPVIDESPDDIVGVVHIKQAVAVPRERRASVPVSALQTDALRVPETMKLDTLLGELRARSFQIAVVVDEYGGTAGVATLEDLVEELVGEVSDEHDRSRPDVVRSRDWLTFPGALRPDELLDRAGVTVPEDGPYETVAGYLMSELGRIPAVGDTVDIDAGTFRIERMDGRRVDRVRFTPRPADEQEEGR is encoded by the coding sequence ATGAGCCCCGAATGGTGGATGTTCATCGCCGGCATGCTCCTCACGGTCGGCACCGGCCTCTTCGTCGCGAGCGAGTTCGCGCTCGTCAACCTCGACCGGCACGACCTCGAGAACCGTCAGAGCAAGGGCGAGACGATGCTCGGGCCCACCATCCGGGCTCTCAAGGTCACCTCGACCCACCTGTCGGCGGCCCAGCTCGGCATCACCCTCACGACGCTCCTCGCGGGCTTCACGCTCGAGCCGGCGTTCAGCGCGTGGCTGCAGCCGCTCTTCGACGCATGGGGCCTCGGCGCCGCCAGCTCGCGCGTCGTCGCATCCGTCGTCGCAGTCGCCGTCGCCACCCTGCTGTCGATGATCATCGGCGAGCTCGTGCCCAAGAACTTCGCCCTCGCGCTGCCGCGTCAGACGGCGAAGCTCGTCATCCCCTTCCAGATCGTCTTCACGACGGTGTTCAAGCCGTTCGTGGCCCTCCTCAACGGCACCGCCAACGCGGTGCTCCGGGCCGTCGGCATCGAGCCGAAGGAGGAGCTCAGCTCCGCCCGCACCGCCGACGAGCTCAAGAGCCTCGTGCGGCGCTCCGCGAGCGAAGGCTCGCTCGACCGCGACACCGCGACGCTCCTCGCCCGCACCCTCGCGTTCTCCGAGCACACCGCCGCCGACGTCATGACGCCGCGCCCGCGCCTCGCCGCCGCACGCCGCACCGACACGGCCGAGACCGTCATCGAGCTCGCGCGACGCACCGGCTACTCGCGGTTCCCCGTCATCGACGAGAGCCCCGACGACATCGTCGGCGTCGTGCACATCAAGCAGGCCGTCGCCGTGCCGCGCGAGCGGCGCGCATCCGTGCCCGTCTCCGCCCTGCAGACGGATGCGCTGCGCGTGCCCGAGACGATGAAGCTCGACACCCTGCTCGGCGAGCTGCGCGCCCGCAGCTTCCAGATCGCGGTCGTCGTCGACGAGTACGGCGGCACCGCGGGCGTCGCCACGCTCGAGGACCTCGTCGAGGAGCTCGTCGGAGAGGTGTCCGACGAGCACGACCGCTCCCGCCCCGACGTCGTGCGCAGCCGCGACTGGCTCACCTTCCCCGGCGCCCTGCGCCCCGACGAGCTGCTCGACCGGGCGGGCGTCACCGTGCCCGAGGACGGCCCCTACGAGACCGTCGCCGGCTACCTCATGAGCGAGCTCGGCCGCATCCCCGCCGTCGGCGACACCGTCGACATCGACGCAGGCACCTTCCGCATCGAGCGGATGGACGGCCGCCGCGTCGACCGCGTGCGCTTCACACCCCGGCCCGCCGACGAGCAGGAGGAGGGACGATGA